One genomic region from Rosa rugosa chromosome 1, drRosRugo1.1, whole genome shotgun sequence encodes:
- the LOC133733775 gene encoding transcription factor HEC3-like: MDHTNYLNNQLGNNLVSAAGDHHDDHVGMEDPIQLHHHHHHQISYDSVWPNFPLQLHHQVPSSSSTHLHYDQFGHHDQLVLPGNYSNFMDQEDIQHEEEPEEEEELGAMKEMMYKIAAMQPVDIDPATIQKPKRRNVRISDDPQSVAARHRRERISEKIRILQRLVPGGTKMDTASMLDEAIRYVKFLKRQIRLLQQSSHHHPHQQCINVNAGVLGTPSASTAAALAGGGGALDWLPPPIPGSATSSSTDTPTTRPALGFTAFEGSRGDIAALRFNHEVLSD; the protein is encoded by the coding sequence ATGGATCACACCAATTACTTAAACAATCAGCTGGGAAACAACCTCGTCTCGGCCGCTGGAGATCATCACGACGATCATGTGGGAATGGAAGATCCCATCCAGCtccaccaccatcatcatcaccaaaTTTCGTACGATTCAGTTTGGCCGAACTTCCCTCTCCAACTACATCATCAAGTGCCATCGTCATCCAGTACTCACCTTCATTATGATCAATTTGGTCATCATGATCAACTAGTTCTACCTGGGAACTATAGTAACTTTATGGATCAAGAAGATATTCAACATGAAGAGGAgccggaagaggaagaggagctggGAGCTATGAAGGAAATGATGTACAAGATCGCCGCGATGCAACCAGTGGACATTGATCCTGCCACAATCCAAAAGCCGAAAAGGAGGAACGTCCGAATCAGTGACGACCCGCAGAGCGTGGCTGCGCGTCACCGGCGCGAGAGGATAAGCGAGAAGATCCGGATCCTGCAAAGACTTGTTCCCGGGGGAACGAAAATGGACACTGCTTCCATGTTAGACGAAGCCATTCGCTATGTCAAGTTCTTGAAGAGGCAAATCCGCTTGCTACAACAATCGAGTCACCATCATCCTCACCAGCAATGCATTAATGTTAACGCTGGAGTACTTGGTACACCTAGTGCAAGTACCGCTGCAGCCTTAGCTGGTGGTGGAGGGGCATTGGATTGGCTCCCACCGCCTATTCCTGGTTCTGCCACCTCCTCTTCCACGGACACTCCGACAACCAGACCAGCTCTTGGATTCACAGCCTTTGAAGGTAGCCGGGGAGATATTGCAGCTTTGAGATTCAATCATGAGGTACTTAGTGATTAA